The proteins below are encoded in one region of Alistipes communis:
- a CDS encoding Sec-independent protein translocase subunit TatA/TatB, which translates to MNKLLFLGNLGAGEIFVIALVVLLLFGGKKIPELMKGLGKGIRSFKEGMNNIEKEIENPDQEKK; encoded by the coding sequence ATGAACAAATTACTGTTTCTCGGTAACCTGGGCGCCGGCGAAATCTTCGTCATCGCGCTCGTAGTCCTGCTGCTTTTCGGCGGCAAGAAGATCCCTGAGCTGATGAAAGGGCTCGGCAAGGGCATCCGCAGCTTCAAGGAGGGGATGAACAACATCGAGAAAGAGATCGAGAACCCCGATCAGGAGAAGAAATAG
- a CDS encoding Gfo/Idh/MocA family oxidoreductase, with translation MAKEMSRRSFLKKGAAAAIGLAVVPSTVLGKKFGHTAPSDKLNILGVGIGGRGASVLKGLESQNIIGLCDVDWKYAEHVFQRYPAAKRYNDYRRMYDEMLKSADAVMVATADHTHAIIAADAITAGKHVYCEKPLTHTVYESRLLTKLAAKHKVATQMGNQGASAEGVRKVCEWIWNGEIGEVRKVEAFTDRPIWPQGLMRPENDERVPKTLNWDAFIGPAPMRPYNSIYTPWNFRGWWDFGTGALGDMACHILHPVFKGLKLGYPTKVQGSSTLLLSESCPTAQTVKFVFPARDNMPKVAMPEVEVYWYDGGLMPTRPEGLPAGKDLNVKGGGAIFYGTKDTLICGCYGADPYLVSGREPKCPPVMREVKESHQMDWVRACKEDADDRTLSASDFSEAGPFNEMVVMGVLAVRLQGLNQELHWDGEKMRFTNIPADATIKTVIKDGFSIKDGHPTFKKTWTDPVNANQFAEELIKHNYREGWKLPDMPM, from the coding sequence ATGGCAAAAGAAATGTCGAGAAGAAGCTTCCTGAAAAAGGGGGCTGCCGCCGCAATCGGGCTGGCGGTCGTACCCAGCACGGTTCTGGGTAAGAAATTCGGGCATACCGCGCCCAGCGACAAACTCAATATCCTGGGTGTCGGCATCGGCGGTCGCGGCGCTTCGGTATTGAAGGGCCTTGAAAGCCAGAACATCATCGGCCTGTGCGACGTCGACTGGAAATACGCGGAGCATGTCTTCCAGCGTTACCCTGCGGCCAAACGCTACAACGATTACCGCCGCATGTACGACGAGATGCTCAAATCGGCCGATGCGGTCATGGTGGCTACGGCCGACCACACCCACGCGATCATCGCGGCCGACGCCATTACGGCCGGCAAGCACGTCTATTGCGAGAAACCGCTGACGCACACGGTCTACGAATCGCGTCTGCTGACCAAACTGGCCGCCAAGCACAAGGTAGCCACGCAGATGGGCAACCAGGGCGCTTCGGCCGAAGGCGTGCGCAAGGTCTGCGAATGGATATGGAACGGCGAAATCGGCGAGGTGCGCAAGGTCGAGGCCTTCACCGACCGCCCGATCTGGCCGCAGGGGCTGATGCGTCCCGAAAACGACGAGCGCGTGCCCAAGACGCTCAACTGGGACGCCTTCATCGGGCCGGCGCCGATGCGTCCCTACAACTCGATCTATACCCCGTGGAATTTCCGCGGCTGGTGGGATTTCGGCACGGGTGCGCTGGGCGACATGGCCTGCCACATCCTGCATCCCGTTTTCAAGGGGTTGAAACTGGGCTATCCGACCAAGGTGCAGGGCAGTTCGACGCTGCTGCTCTCCGAGTCGTGCCCGACGGCGCAGACCGTGAAGTTCGTCTTCCCGGCACGCGACAACATGCCGAAGGTCGCCATGCCCGAAGTCGAGGTATACTGGTACGACGGCGGTCTGATGCCGACGCGTCCCGAAGGGCTGCCCGCAGGCAAGGATCTCAATGTCAAGGGCGGCGGTGCGATCTTCTACGGTACGAAAGATACGCTGATCTGCGGCTGCTACGGCGCCGATCCCTATCTGGTGTCGGGCCGCGAGCCCAAGTGCCCGCCGGTGATGCGCGAGGTGAAGGAGTCGCACCAGATGGACTGGGTGCGCGCCTGCAAGGAGGACGCCGACGACCGTACACTGTCGGCATCGGATTTCAGCGAGGCAGGCCCGTTCAACGAGATGGTCGTCATGGGCGTGCTGGCCGTGCGTTTGCAGGGACTCAATCAGGAGCTGCACTGGGACGGCGAGAAGATGCGTTTCACGAACATCCCCGCCGACGCTACGATCAAGACGGTCATCAAGGACGGTTTCAGCATCAAGGACGGACACCCCACCTTCAAGAAGACGTGGACCGATCCGGTCAACGCCAACCAGTTCGCCGAGGAGCTTATCAAGCACAACTACCGCGAAGGCTGGAAGCTGCCCGACATGCCGATGTAA
- a CDS encoding LamG-like jellyroll fold domain-containing protein has translation MKKLLTMFAIVCAFLASCDSEGGDLNRTPLLKVVGPDGSDPSQPISIDGKSQEVAFTVLATADWTADIAGDEGFALSDRSGATGNTKVTVVAARNLSGATRSATVSFRLGGEERYAYTISQTEEQPYLDVDPATISIVGDRTEFTVAVSTNQSPWKVEIDSPDGDGWLTQQSKESASITFLAEENTTGKNRTATLKFVSELHPEVFNYVTVTQGYVVPAPTADLLDVVFAEDGTAKDVSAMGMTVELLPDPTLSTVFLEKYDRYAARFTREPSGPSAVLESGFYKVEYNDNAAFKSKLEDGYAMEVLLRRYDDPQKLQIKPFASSEGGGVSICFWADDSNQIVMETGTKNATGGNVWKTAKSGVTPLKDVYYHIVAVWDKAAGTQKIYVDGELKATNNSAGGEFRHMNTNVDKRWFGIGADPNPNDKGQISFNGEVVIARIYDDPINADQVHALWKLVK, from the coding sequence ATGAAAAAACTACTGACCATGTTCGCAATCGTATGCGCGTTCCTCGCGTCGTGCGATTCGGAAGGGGGCGACCTGAACCGCACGCCCCTGCTCAAAGTCGTCGGTCCCGACGGCTCCGATCCGTCGCAGCCGATCTCGATCGACGGCAAGAGCCAGGAGGTGGCCTTCACCGTCCTGGCCACGGCCGACTGGACGGCCGACATCGCGGGCGACGAGGGCTTCGCCCTCTCCGACCGCAGCGGCGCGACGGGCAACACCAAGGTGACCGTCGTAGCGGCCCGCAACCTCAGCGGCGCGACCCGCTCGGCTACTGTGTCGTTCCGTCTCGGCGGCGAGGAGCGTTACGCCTACACGATCTCGCAGACCGAGGAGCAGCCCTATCTCGACGTCGATCCCGCGACGATCTCGATCGTCGGCGACCGTACGGAGTTCACCGTCGCCGTCTCGACCAACCAGAGCCCGTGGAAGGTCGAGATCGACAGCCCCGACGGCGACGGCTGGCTCACCCAGCAGTCCAAAGAGAGCGCCTCGATCACCTTCCTGGCCGAAGAGAACACGACGGGCAAGAACCGCACGGCGACGCTCAAATTCGTCTCGGAGCTTCACCCCGAAGTCTTCAACTACGTCACCGTCACGCAGGGGTACGTGGTTCCGGCCCCGACGGCCGACCTGCTCGACGTGGTCTTCGCCGAAGACGGCACCGCGAAGGATGTCTCGGCCATGGGCATGACCGTCGAACTGCTTCCCGACCCGACCCTGTCGACCGTCTTCCTCGAAAAATACGACCGGTACGCCGCACGCTTCACGCGCGAACCGAGCGGTCCTTCGGCCGTGCTGGAAAGCGGATTCTACAAGGTGGAGTACAACGACAACGCCGCCTTCAAGAGCAAACTCGAAGACGGCTACGCAATGGAGGTGCTCCTGCGCCGTTACGACGATCCCCAAAAATTGCAGATCAAACCTTTCGCTTCGAGCGAAGGCGGCGGCGTCAGCATCTGTTTCTGGGCCGACGACTCGAACCAGATCGTCATGGAGACGGGCACGAAGAATGCCACGGGCGGCAACGTGTGGAAAACCGCCAAGAGCGGCGTCACCCCATTGAAGGATGTCTATTACCACATCGTCGCCGTATGGGACAAGGCCGCCGGCACGCAGAAAATCTATGTCGACGGAGAGTTGAAGGCCACCAACAATTCAGCCGGCGGCGAATTCCGCCACATGAACACCAACGTCGACAAACGCTGGTTCGGAATCGGCGCCGACCCCAATCCCAACGACAAGGGGCAGATATCATTCAACGGAGAGGTGGTCATCGCACGCATCTACGACGATCCGATCAACGCCGATCAGGTTCACGCCCTCTGGAAACTCGTGAAGTAA
- a CDS encoding sugar phosphate isomerase/epimerase family protein — translation MKRKLFTAVCFLLAAAMLPSGASAAGAGKGPKKEVGIQLYSVRSLIGVFGKSEGDYKPVLQALADMGYTFVEAASYKDGLLYGTPPQQFRRDVEATGMKVLSTHCTLNLSDKQLATGDFTEALKWWDECIAAHKAAGVEYIVVPSMRRIETLDGLATYCRYFNEVGARCKAAGIKFGYHNHSREFEKVEDRVMLDYMLENTDPDKVFFQMDVYWTVMGQASPVDYFTKYPGRFRLLHIKDRREVGQSGMVGYDAIFRNAATAGVENIIVEMEGSSYGDVLRSVRECVDYLNEAPFVEASYAK, via the coding sequence ATGAAACGAAAACTGTTTACAGCGGTCTGCTTCCTGCTCGCTGCGGCGATGCTCCCTTCGGGGGCATCCGCCGCAGGCGCGGGGAAGGGGCCCAAGAAGGAGGTCGGCATCCAGCTCTATTCGGTACGCTCGCTCATCGGGGTGTTCGGCAAGAGCGAGGGAGACTATAAGCCCGTGTTGCAGGCGCTCGCCGATATGGGATATACCTTCGTGGAGGCCGCCAGCTACAAGGACGGACTGCTTTACGGAACCCCCCCCCAACAGTTCCGCCGCGACGTGGAGGCGACGGGCATGAAGGTGCTGTCGACCCACTGCACGCTCAACCTTTCGGACAAGCAGCTGGCCACGGGCGATTTCACCGAGGCGCTCAAATGGTGGGACGAATGCATCGCGGCGCATAAGGCAGCCGGCGTGGAGTATATCGTCGTGCCGTCGATGCGGCGTATCGAGACGCTCGACGGGTTGGCGACCTACTGCCGTTATTTCAATGAGGTCGGCGCCCGCTGCAAGGCCGCCGGCATCAAGTTCGGCTACCACAACCACTCGCGGGAGTTCGAGAAGGTCGAGGATCGCGTGATGCTGGACTACATGCTCGAAAATACCGATCCCGACAAGGTCTTCTTCCAGATGGACGTCTACTGGACGGTGATGGGGCAGGCCAGTCCGGTCGACTACTTCACGAAGTATCCGGGCCGTTTCCGGCTGCTTCATATCAAGGATCGCCGCGAGGTGGGACAGAGCGGAATGGTCGGTTACGACGCCATTTTCCGCAATGCCGCGACCGCCGGCGTGGAGAACATCATCGTCGAGATGGAGGGATCGAGCTACGGCGACGTGCTGCGCAGCGTGCGCGAGTGCGTCGACTACCTGAACGAAGCCCCCTTCGTCGAGGCTTCCTATGCGAAATAG
- the tatC gene encoding twin-arginine translocase subunit TatC yields the protein MEEKEMSFWGHLEELRRTLFRVVAVLLVFMIACFCVMPDLFDSFVLGPTTSDFFLYRWLSNLGGTGMFLPDFSNDDFAVEIININVASQFLTHISTSFWFALVLMFPYLIFEVWRFVQPALFENERRSVGLAFLGGTVMFFLGCAVGYCLVFPFTFRFLTEYQLSASIVNQISLNSYMGNFLMLVFVMGIVFELPLLAWLLSKLGLVNKTFFRTYRRHAVVILLVLSAVITPSGDPFTLMVVFLPLYLLYELGILIVRE from the coding sequence ATGGAAGAGAAGGAAATGTCATTTTGGGGCCACTTGGAGGAGCTCCGCCGTACGTTGTTCCGCGTGGTGGCGGTGTTGCTCGTATTCATGATCGCGTGTTTCTGCGTCATGCCCGACCTGTTCGATTCGTTCGTGCTGGGGCCGACGACGTCGGATTTTTTCCTCTACCGGTGGCTGTCGAACCTGGGCGGTACGGGGATGTTCCTTCCCGATTTCAGCAACGACGATTTCGCGGTGGAGATCATCAATATCAACGTCGCTTCGCAGTTCCTGACCCACATCAGCACGTCGTTCTGGTTCGCGCTGGTGCTGATGTTCCCCTACCTGATCTTCGAAGTGTGGCGCTTCGTGCAGCCGGCGCTCTTCGAGAACGAGCGGCGCAGCGTGGGGCTGGCCTTTCTGGGCGGAACCGTTATGTTTTTTCTGGGCTGCGCCGTGGGGTACTGTCTGGTCTTCCCCTTTACGTTCCGTTTCCTGACCGAGTACCAGCTCAGCGCGTCGATCGTCAACCAGATCTCGCTGAACTCCTACATGGGCAATTTCCTGATGCTGGTTTTCGTCATGGGGATCGTTTTCGAACTGCCGCTGCTGGCATGGCTGCTCTCGAAGCTGGGGCTGGTGAACAAGACCTTTTTCCGCACCTACCGCCGCCATGCGGTGGTCATCCTGCTGGTACTTTCGGCCGTCATTACCCCTTCGGGCGATCCGTTCACGCTGATGGTCGTCTTCCTGCCGCTCTACCTGCTCTACGAACTGGGTATCCTGATCGTCCGGGAGTAG
- a CDS encoding calcineurin-like phosphoesterase C-terminal domain-containing protein gives MGFADTFLLPCSGAGTDDYLLLTARSDASEIHRMPVTEVDQTQGASLQTPAGFIGGMYDFTFYKNGKALDLGTAFVDVVDRTDVPQVPGSTVYGRVIDHTGKPIAGVSISDGVFVTATDDEGRYYLSSLKQRGYVFITVPAGYRAAVNRTIPQFFRRLSGSPQTYEQRSFVLAPEANERHRMIVFTDTHLANRTNDIHQFENGFKADLRKQIAQAKAEGVSLYAMALGDLTWDEYWYKNSYQPSHYVRQMADLDIPIYNIPGNHDNDPYVADDFESENPWRENLGPTYYSFDIGDIHYIQLDNTLFTNTGGAQGTVGKLDYTEGLTADQLRWLEADLQRVPAGKTVFVGMHIQFTNRYRIADGKLSWSYAMPADCRAKMLDLLAPYTVHFVTGHTHINYANRITERMTEHNIAAVCATWWWTGNYTNGRTQMCRDGAPAGYGLFEIGTAGADDVQWHYQGIGKAADYQFRAYDLNRCLITRDKYCPDIKNNFGTVSAEFFAQYANGYDRPRSDNAVLINVFNWNEKWKVEVREVETGNRLPVEQVDTYDPLHTIHFNMNRMNTNSTAMTFPTLLTSHMFEAVCSSPTTTLEITVTDEFGRSYTETMSRPRELYDMSVSPQW, from the coding sequence ATGGGCTTCGCCGACACTTTCTTGCTTCCGTGCAGCGGCGCCGGCACCGACGATTACCTGCTGCTGACCGCACGCAGCGATGCCTCCGAAATCCACCGGATGCCGGTGACGGAGGTCGACCAAACGCAGGGGGCCTCCCTGCAAACGCCCGCCGGTTTCATCGGGGGCATGTACGACTTCACCTTCTATAAAAACGGGAAAGCCCTCGACCTGGGCACGGCCTTCGTCGACGTGGTCGACCGCACCGACGTGCCGCAGGTACCCGGCAGCACCGTCTACGGCCGCGTGATCGACCATACGGGCAAACCGATCGCGGGCGTTTCGATTTCGGACGGCGTCTTCGTGACCGCCACCGACGACGAGGGGCGTTACTACCTCTCTTCGCTCAAACAGCGAGGCTACGTCTTCATCACCGTCCCCGCCGGATACCGCGCAGCGGTCAACCGCACCATTCCCCAGTTCTTCCGGCGGCTGAGCGGTTCGCCCCAGACCTACGAACAGCGCAGTTTCGTACTGGCGCCCGAAGCCAACGAACGGCACCGCATGATCGTCTTCACGGACACGCATCTGGCCAACCGCACCAACGACATCCACCAGTTCGAAAACGGCTTCAAGGCCGACCTCCGCAAACAGATCGCACAGGCGAAAGCCGAGGGCGTGAGCCTCTACGCCATGGCGCTCGGCGATCTGACGTGGGACGAATACTGGTACAAGAACAGCTACCAGCCGTCGCACTACGTGCGCCAAATGGCCGATCTCGACATTCCGATCTACAACATTCCGGGCAACCACGACAACGATCCCTACGTGGCCGACGATTTCGAATCCGAAAATCCGTGGCGCGAAAATCTGGGCCCTACCTACTACTCCTTCGACATCGGCGACATCCACTACATCCAGCTCGACAACACCCTCTTCACCAACACGGGCGGCGCACAGGGAACCGTCGGGAAACTCGACTATACGGAGGGACTGACGGCCGACCAGCTCCGGTGGCTCGAAGCCGACCTGCAACGGGTTCCGGCAGGGAAAACAGTCTTCGTGGGGATGCACATCCAGTTCACGAACCGCTACCGCATCGCCGACGGCAAACTCTCGTGGAGCTATGCCATGCCGGCCGACTGCCGCGCGAAGATGCTCGACCTGCTCGCTCCCTACACCGTCCATTTCGTGACGGGCCATACCCATATCAACTACGCCAACCGCATCACCGAGCGCATGACCGAACACAATATCGCCGCCGTATGCGCCACATGGTGGTGGACGGGCAACTACACCAACGGCCGCACCCAGATGTGCCGCGACGGCGCACCGGCCGGCTACGGACTCTTCGAGATCGGAACCGCCGGAGCGGACGACGTGCAATGGCATTATCAGGGCATCGGCAAGGCAGCCGACTATCAGTTCCGCGCCTACGACCTCAACCGCTGCCTCATCACGCGCGACAAATATTGCCCCGACATCAAGAACAATTTCGGGACGGTCAGCGCCGAATTCTTCGCGCAGTACGCCAACGGCTACGACCGTCCGCGCTCGGACAACGCCGTGCTGATCAACGTCTTCAACTGGAACGAGAAATGGAAGGTGGAGGTGCGCGAAGTCGAGACCGGCAACCGACTCCCCGTCGAACAGGTCGACACCTACGACCCGCTGCATACGATCCATTTCAACATGAACCGCATGAACACCAATTCGACGGCCATGACCTTCCCGACGCTGCTCACGTCGCACATGTTCGAGGCGGTCTGCTCCTCGCCCACGACCACGCTCGAAATCACCGTGACCGACGAATTCGGCCGCAGCTATACCGAAACGATGTCGCGCCCGCGCGAACTCTACGATATGTCCGTCTCCCCGCAGTGGTAA
- a CDS encoding Gfo/Idh/MocA family protein gives MNPIKIGMIGFGRMGGFYLEQMQKSGRWEVAYICDVSAESREEARRLAPQAQVIADEQIIFDDPEVAVVGLFALADSRLSQIGKAVAAGKHIIAEKPIADSVEREWQAVSLVEKAPLFSTVNLYLRNSWYHNTIKEFISSGEIGELAIIRVCHMTPGLAPGEGHEYEGPAFHDCGMHYVDIARWYAESEFKTWNAQAVRMWNYKDPWWLQCHGTFENGVVFDITQGHVYGQLSAKQTHNSYVDIVGTKGIARMTHDFKTAVVELHGVTQTHRIERPYGGKNIDVLCERFAQSIESGRRCEELPRFRDAAVASEYAWKFIHDARTHDLPAIGDLRTLQQIRERRRTMKNGYGLLRKRA, from the coding sequence ATGAATCCTATTAAAATCGGTATGATCGGCTTCGGCAGAATGGGCGGGTTTTATCTCGAACAGATGCAGAAGAGCGGACGGTGGGAGGTGGCCTACATCTGCGACGTCTCTGCCGAATCGCGGGAGGAGGCCCGCCGGCTGGCTCCGCAGGCGCAGGTAATCGCCGATGAACAGATCATCTTCGACGATCCCGAGGTGGCGGTCGTCGGTCTCTTCGCGTTGGCCGACTCCCGTCTGTCGCAGATCGGCAAGGCCGTCGCGGCAGGCAAGCATATCATCGCGGAGAAACCGATCGCCGACAGCGTGGAACGCGAATGGCAGGCGGTGTCGCTCGTCGAAAAGGCGCCGCTGTTCTCCACGGTCAACCTCTATCTGCGCAATTCGTGGTATCACAATACGATCAAGGAGTTCATCTCCTCGGGCGAGATCGGCGAACTGGCGATCATCCGCGTATGCCACATGACGCCGGGGCTGGCGCCGGGCGAGGGGCACGAATACGAAGGCCCTGCGTTCCACGACTGCGGGATGCACTACGTCGATATCGCGCGCTGGTACGCCGAATCGGAGTTCAAGACATGGAACGCGCAGGCCGTGCGCATGTGGAACTACAAGGACCCGTGGTGGTTGCAGTGTCACGGAACGTTCGAAAACGGCGTGGTGTTCGACATCACGCAGGGGCATGTTTACGGGCAGTTGTCCGCGAAGCAGACGCATAACTCCTACGTGGACATCGTCGGGACGAAGGGTATCGCGCGCATGACGCACGATTTCAAGACGGCGGTGGTCGAACTTCACGGCGTGACGCAGACGCACCGGATTGAGCGCCCCTACGGCGGCAAGAACATCGACGTGCTCTGCGAACGGTTCGCGCAGTCGATCGAGTCGGGGCGGCGGTGCGAGGAGCTTCCCCGTTTCCGCGATGCGGCGGTCGCTTCGGAGTATGCGTGGAAGTTCATCCATGATGCACGGACGCACGACTTGCCGGCCATCGGCGACCTGCGGACGTTGCAGCAGATTCGCGAACGGCGGCGGACGATGAAGAACGGTTACGGCCTGTTGCGCAAGCGCGCGTGA
- a CDS encoding 3-keto-disaccharide hydrolase — protein MKKTILFSACAALSLSMVACGGNPNKAKNAEAAAETKAEAKAAPVYNVIDKPQVDLATLPVDKEGYYVIFDGKTFNGWRGYGKDNVPAKWTIDDGAIKFNGTGGGEAQKADGGDLIFAHKFKNFELELEWKISKGGNSGILYLAQEVEAEKNGQMKLQPIYISSPEYQVLDNENHPDAKLGVDGNRKSASLYDMIPAVPQNAKPFGEWNKAKIMVYKGTVVHGQNGQNVVEYHLWTPQWTEMLENSKFSSQKWPLAFELLNNCGGENHEGYIGLQDHGDDVWFRNIRVKVLD, from the coding sequence ATGAAAAAGACGATTTTATTCTCTGCATGTGCCGCGCTGAGCCTGTCGATGGTCGCTTGCGGCGGAAACCCCAATAAGGCGAAGAACGCCGAGGCGGCTGCCGAAACGAAGGCCGAAGCGAAAGCCGCTCCCGTCTACAACGTAATCGACAAGCCGCAGGTCGACCTGGCGACGCTTCCGGTCGACAAGGAGGGCTACTACGTGATCTTCGACGGCAAGACGTTCAACGGCTGGCGCGGTTACGGCAAGGACAACGTTCCGGCCAAGTGGACGATCGACGACGGTGCGATCAAATTCAACGGCACGGGCGGCGGCGAAGCGCAGAAGGCCGACGGCGGCGACCTGATCTTCGCGCACAAGTTCAAGAATTTCGAACTCGAATTGGAGTGGAAGATCTCCAAGGGCGGCAATTCGGGTATCCTCTACCTGGCCCAGGAGGTCGAGGCCGAGAAGAACGGCCAGATGAAATTGCAGCCGATCTATATTTCCAGCCCCGAATATCAGGTATTGGATAACGAGAATCACCCCGACGCCAAACTGGGCGTGGACGGCAACCGCAAGTCGGCGTCGCTCTACGACATGATCCCCGCCGTGCCGCAGAACGCCAAGCCCTTCGGCGAGTGGAACAAGGCGAAGATCATGGTTTACAAGGGTACGGTCGTTCACGGCCAGAACGGTCAGAACGTCGTGGAGTACCACCTCTGGACGCCCCAGTGGACGGAGATGCTCGAAAACAGCAAGTTCTCGTCGCAGAAGTGGCCGCTCGCATTCGAGCTGCTCAACAATTGCGGCGGCGAGAACCACGAGGGGTACATCGGTTTGCAGGATCACGGCGACGACGTCTGGTTCCGCAACATCCGCGTCAAGGTGCTCGACTAA